From the Chloroflexota bacterium genome, one window contains:
- a CDS encoding extracellular solute-binding protein, whose amino-acid sequence MRLTRRQFGALALAGSTTLLLAACGQSSTGGPASAGGGQTTGGGQTTGGGQTTGGGQASGKPGTAGGNGGGGSVSFVTALAEDERTALGEILKGFESSAGVQVKMIQMESQDVVNQLKAKKTAGKVDVDLVAQDNLRLGPLVRDSIVEDLSGESARVPETTIDALVPVTQFDNKRFFLPYRPNVQIAFYNEAKLSAAGLQPPKTWDELLKAGQTLKEKEGIGKLAIQGAAGDPLSVTVFEFIKQAGGDPLALNDAGTVKAFEFMAQLEPLLTPEYRTAKFDTMNTIISNDTAYLGSNWPFGINVIVDKNGRKDIKAYQGWAGPNGESHVLGGEVLGIPAGAPNRAGALQLAEFLMSKDTQAALLTKLGWPPMRTDAFGNVPEWQKPYFQAVQEALKHVDARPNVPYWEDVSRAMNDAFRDIVQQKQPAKETLDRYASAIQKAKQAAGA is encoded by the coding sequence ATGCGGCTCACGCGACGACAGTTTGGCGCGCTGGCCCTGGCCGGCAGCACGACGCTCTTGCTCGCTGCCTGCGGGCAGTCCTCCACCGGCGGGCCAGCATCCGCCGGCGGCGGGCAGACCACCGGCGGCGGGCAGACCACCGGCGGCGGGCAGACCACCGGCGGCGGGCAGGCCAGCGGCAAGCCCGGCACGGCTGGCGGCAACGGCGGCGGCGGCTCCGTCTCGTTCGTGACGGCGCTGGCCGAGGATGAGCGCACCGCCCTTGGCGAGATCCTCAAGGGCTTCGAGTCCAGTGCCGGCGTCCAGGTCAAGATGATCCAGATGGAGTCCCAGGACGTCGTCAATCAGTTGAAGGCGAAGAAGACGGCCGGCAAGGTCGACGTGGATCTCGTCGCCCAGGACAACCTGCGACTCGGGCCGCTGGTGCGCGACAGCATCGTCGAGGATCTCAGCGGCGAGTCGGCGCGCGTCCCCGAGACGACCATCGACGCGCTGGTGCCGGTCACCCAGTTCGACAACAAGCGGTTCTTCCTGCCCTATCGCCCGAATGTCCAGATCGCCTTCTACAACGAGGCGAAGCTCAGCGCGGCCGGCCTCCAGCCGCCGAAGACCTGGGACGAGCTGCTGAAGGCCGGGCAGACGCTCAAGGAGAAGGAGGGCATCGGGAAGCTGGCGATCCAGGGCGCGGCCGGCGATCCGCTCTCGGTGACCGTCTTCGAGTTCATCAAGCAGGCCGGCGGCGACCCGCTGGCGCTGAACGACGCCGGCACGGTGAAGGCGTTCGAGTTCATGGCCCAGCTTGAGCCGCTGCTGACGCCCGAGTACCGCACCGCCAAGTTCGACACGATGAACACCATCATCTCGAACGACACGGCGTACCTCGGGAGCAACTGGCCGTTCGGGATCAACGTGATCGTGGACAAGAACGGCCGCAAGGACATCAAGGCGTACCAGGGCTGGGCCGGCCCGAACGGCGAATCGCACGTGCTGGGCGGCGAGGTGCTCGGCATCCCGGCTGGCGCACCGAACCGGGCGGGCGCGCTGCAGCTCGCCGAGTTCCTGATGTCGAAGGACACGCAGGCGGCGCTGCTGACAAAGCTCGGATGGCCGCCGATGCGGACGGACGCCTTCGGGAACGTGCCCGAGTGGCAGAAGCCGTACTTCCAGGCGGTGCAGGAGGCGCTCAAGCACGTGGACGCCCGCCCGAACGTGCCGTACTGGGAGGACGTGAGCCGCGCGATGAACGATGCCTTCCGCGACATCGTGCAGCAGAAGCAGCCGGCGAAGGAGACGCTCGACCGCTACGCCTCGGCCATTCAGAAGGCGAAACAGGCGGCCGGCGCCTGA